The proteins below are encoded in one region of Syntrophobacterales bacterium:
- a CDS encoding nodulation protein NfeD encodes MKNKGGFTWGSRRECSATKAVGPKARVGIFAGGECAARKMRLAWLAALLLFFCVAAPSSGEAQKAPVFELISIEAAITPSIAEYIEKNIAEAAKGDAAGIIIRIDTPGGLDTAMRDIAKAILNAPLPVIVYVAPSGARAASAGLIIVSAAHVAAMAPGTNIGAAHPVGIGIGGTADKTMSMKVENDAVAYVQGIAKKRGRNEAWVEEAVRKSASITAEEALRLNVIDLMATDNDSLLRQIEGRQVDVNGVKRVIATAGAVVHEKTMETRDRILSALSNPNIAYILFLVGLAGLYFEFSTPGAILPGVIGGISLILALFAMQTLSINYAGVALIIFAIILFIAEIKIISHGILSIGGVVSLLIGSLMLFNTAGSSLRVSWSVLIPAVAITSLFFVVIVGIAMKAQLRPRQGGREGMTGQEGVAIGDVLTEGKVIVGGEYWDAVSNVPIAGGSPIRVVGVENLKLKVEPTEK; translated from the coding sequence ATGAAGAATAAGGGTGGTTTCACTTGGGGAAGCAGGCGGGAGTGCAGTGCGACAAAGGCCGTGGGGCCCAAAGCACGCGTGGGAATTTTTGCCGGCGGCGAGTGCGCAGCGCGGAAGATGAGGCTGGCCTGGCTGGCAGCGCTGCTTTTGTTTTTCTGTGTTGCCGCCCCCTCGTCGGGAGAAGCGCAAAAGGCGCCGGTCTTTGAGCTGATTTCCATTGAGGCGGCGATTACCCCCTCGATTGCCGAGTATATAGAAAAAAACATTGCGGAAGCGGCCAAGGGCGACGCCGCGGGGATAATCATCCGGATTGACACTCCGGGTGGCCTGGACACGGCGATGCGGGATATTGCCAAGGCGATTCTTAACGCCCCGCTGCCGGTTATTGTGTATGTCGCCCCTTCCGGCGCCCGGGCAGCCTCCGCCGGGCTGATCATTGTTTCCGCGGCCCATGTCGCGGCTATGGCGCCGGGCACCAACATCGGCGCAGCCCACCCGGTCGGCATCGGCATCGGTGGGACAGCGGACAAGACGATGAGCATGAAGGTGGAAAATGATGCCGTCGCTTACGTTCAGGGGATCGCCAAAAAAAGGGGCCGCAATGAGGCGTGGGTGGAAGAGGCGGTTCGCAAAAGCGCATCGATAACCGCTGAAGAGGCGCTGCGTCTGAATGTGATCGACCTCATGGCGACTGACAACGATTCCCTCTTGCGGCAAATCGAGGGCAGGCAGGTTGACGTAAACGGCGTCAAACGGGTTATCGCGACGGCGGGCGCCGTTGTCCATGAAAAGACAATGGAAACCAGAGACAGGATTCTCTCCGCGCTCAGCAATCCCAATATCGCCTACATCCTGTTTTTGGTGGGACTGGCCGGTCTTTACTTCGAGTTTTCCACCCCCGGAGCCATTCTGCCCGGCGTGATCGGCGGCATATCGCTGATCCTGGCGTTATTTGCGATGCAGACCCTGTCGATAAATTATGCGGGGGTCGCGCTGATAATCTTTGCCATCATTCTGTTTATCGCGGAAATCAAGATTATAAGTCACGGGATACTTTCTATAGGAGGGGTTGTGTCGCTGTTAATCGGCTCGCTGATGCTCTTCAATACAGCCGGTTCTTCGCTCCGGGTTTCCTGGAGCGTGCTGATTCCTGCCGTTGCCATAACGTCGCTCTTTTTCGTTGTCATCGTCGGGATCGCGATGAAGGCGCAATTGCGGCCCCGGCAGGGGGGCAGAGAGGGGATGACCGGACAGGAAGGGGTGGCGATAGGCGATGTCCTTACCGAGGGAAAAGTTATTGTCGGCGGTGAATACTGGGATGCAGTCAGCAATGTTCCTATTGCCGGCGGCAGCCCGATACGAGTCGTTGGTGTGGAGAATCTGAAGCTCAAGGTCGAACCAACAGAAAAATAA
- a CDS encoding slipin family protein encodes MYTLVVLIVLVVMFLASAIRVLNEYERGVIFRLGRIIATKGPGLIILIPVIDKMVRIDLRTITMEVQPQDVITHDNVSIKVNAVIYFRVIDPNSAVINIENYFAATSQLSQTTLRSVCGQMELDEILSEREKVNLQIQEILDRSTGPWGIKVSHVEVKQIDLPEEMKRAIAKQAEAERERRAKVINAEGEFQAAQKLVEAAALMETQPMSLQLRYLQTLNQIAAENNSTTVFPIPIDLFRPFLKLAEKA; translated from the coding sequence ATGTACACATTGGTCGTATTGATAGTTCTGGTTGTGATGTTTCTCGCGTCGGCGATCCGGGTGCTCAACGAATATGAAAGGGGCGTTATCTTCCGGCTCGGGCGGATCATCGCCACGAAGGGGCCGGGGTTGATCATCCTCATTCCCGTTATCGACAAGATGGTCAGGATTGATCTGCGGACGATCACGATGGAAGTTCAGCCGCAGGACGTCATCACTCATGACAACGTCTCCATCAAGGTGAACGCCGTTATCTATTTCCGGGTAATCGATCCCAACTCCGCGGTGATCAATATCGAAAATTATTTTGCGGCCACGTCCCAGCTTTCCCAGACGACGCTCAGAAGCGTCTGTGGCCAGATGGAACTCGATGAAATCCTCTCCGAACGGGAGAAGGTGAACCTCCAGATCCAGGAGATACTCGATCGCAGCACCGGTCCCTGGGGGATCAAGGTGTCTCATGTGGAGGTAAAGCAGATCGACCTTCCTGAGGAGATGAAACGGGCGATCGCCAAACAGGCCGAAGCGGAACGGGAGCGGCGGGCGAAGGTGATTAACGCGGAAGGCGAATTCCAGGCCGCGCAGAAACTGGTCGAGGCGGCGGCGCTGATGGAAACACAGCCGATGTCGCTGCAGCTTCGTTATCTGCAGACCTTGAACCAGATTGCCGCGGAGAACAATTCAACGACGGTCTTCCCGATCCCGATCGATCTGTTCAGGCCTTTTTTGAAGTTGGCCGAGAAGGCTTGA